Part of the Carassius auratus strain Wakin chromosome 8, ASM336829v1, whole genome shotgun sequence genome is shown below.
CTGTTTCTCTTTTTCGTTGATGTCAGCTTTGGCTGGACTTTATGAATCTTTCCCTTTCTGAGCTCAGTAGTTACAGTGAAGACTTTAATCTGATAGAGATTGGACTCTCCAGCCAAAGTCATTTTGTTGTTCTCATGGAGAAGTTTAGTTGGCTGTGCACTGGGTCTGTGGCCACACTGTCCAAACAGACAGCTTGTGCTTGACTGCCTGATTCAATCCTGTATTTACATAACAAAACATTACAGATTTATTGAAGAATATCCAAGAATTCCAACTTTGGGGTTGTGACCTGAAAAATTCTAAGAActgtattcattaaaaatgtagaaCTGTAGGTGTAAATATGCAGCTATAAATAAGTGAAATGTGATGGCACACTGAAAGGATCACATCCTTGAAATTTTGGTTTGCATAGGGGAATTAAGCTATATTATCCCATTGAGACAAAAGTGTCACCCAGTGCTTTAAAAGTGCTGGTATTTCTCTAACACTTATTTGTATCACAGGTCTCCCGGCAATCCAGTCAAGACACACCCCTCAATTGTCTGGTCCACCCCTTTAACATGCTATATGTGGAGGCAGGCCTGCAAAGCTGTTTAAATCAACACCAAAAAGCGATCTATATGCATGTAACAGTGGAGAAGAGATGCAGGGTGCCCAAATGATTTCTTATAGGTCTTGTTAAAAAGTCAGTAACAATAAAATTGActaaatagtaaaatagtaaatgcGTTGTAATTCTTTACAACATCCTTTGCAAGTGGAAAATTGGCTGGGTGCTCCGTTAAAGGGTTAAATACAAATCAGGAAGTAATTTGGAGCTGTTGCACAAAGAAAGATTTGTGGGAACCTGTTGTCCTTTGGAGAAAATATGACGCGTGagattaatgcaattaaatttaaaggggcttgttttttttgggggggggggggggatcacaAGTATATTTATCTGTAGAGGTCGATCATGAATACAGCATAtctgattaaatattaattatttgatacataataattaatcagtacataaaaatatataagatattatttttttaaatacaaaataaatgcaatattacaTTTGGAGTTTTTTACAATGCCTGGCAAAACTGAATATATTGTGTTTCCTCATGTAAATCGATAATCCATTTATAATAATTTCTTGTTTATCTGCTTTCCATCAACATACATTTTCTATTCTATGGCTTCAGAAAACATGTATTGACTACTTTCATGGTACTTTTAAGGTTATTTGTGCactttgaagcttgaaagcttcagTCGTCATTAATTGtaactgcatggaaaagagcaagtTTTCCTcctgtgttctacagaagaataAAAAATGGAACAAAACGTAACTGATAGAAAAGTAAGTGATAGATTTAAGGAGTATGTATGAGAAAGAGAGGAGCTGTATTTAACAGCCAACTTGAACCAAGCCTTTAAAACCATCTCACTGCTTAATTTTCTAAGATATAGAGCTTATTAGGATAATTATGCTACAGCAAAAAGTAGTTTTGGTCCTGATTATCCAACTGTAATTtagaaatgacattttaataacaGCAGTTCATGGTAAATTTACCAGAACTGTTATCATCTTGATGTTTTCAGGAACACCAGAGGCTTTAATCTCCGTGTATACAGCACCATCAAGTggtcatatttaaaacatattgtgCTCTTGAAGCAGATTTCTTGTGCAAGGCACTGGGCACAGTTTGTCAGAGGTGTTCTCAGCTGCACAGTAAAGCTATTTATTTGGTGTTGCACAGCCTTGTTAAGTTGGACAACATCATGGCCATTGCAGGAGGAATAAAGTTCAATTAAGGTCAATGTTACTGCTCACACAGGTCTTGCCAAAGAGACCTAACAACTGCCAAACACTTATAAAGCTGCCAGTGACAATCAACTCAAGAATGAGACCATAGAAGATGGAGACACTTGGCCCGaggcaagaaagaaagaaggaacaGAGTGAATGTTCTGTCAATTttgaaaaaagaacattttgaaaggaacacatttaaaataatactaaatagcaaaacatacatttaaataactacaggatgttacataaaaaaatagagACAGATAGAAGATTCTGATGCACAGttcatatattttcagttttgtgtttgtGGGAACATTAAATGTTGCATCCAAAGTTATAAAACAAATGGTTCAGTGCATATTGCAGGAGATTGACTCGACACCTAAATGTGTGAAAGGAGTCCGTTCATATGCAGCTGACAAAGCACTTTTACTTTATATGAAGTGCTGTTCAAGTCACCAGACAACTCTGTCTTTATCTGCATATCTACATTGCATATTGAAagtgatattttaaatgtttacaatatTTATGAGTACAAATTATAAAGAaccattatttacaaaataatacatctatttattttcatcaaacaACTATATTTACAGTCTAGTTTGTCAAAAACATAAACCATTGTAATTCACACAATGATGTCATAATACTGTACGTCAATCTGCATATGATAAATTATCTATTGTACATGAAGTCTTCTGTCTTTTCTCTGTACAGCACGCCAGTATAAATCATTCACTGACTCTGTCGTCGTGTCTTTGGAGCTCAGGTAGCCAAGGATGGAGTTTCCAGCCCAGAGACTGACCCCTACTAGACCCAAACAGAGATGTGGGATTTTCCATGCCGATGTGGTGAGCTGGGTGTGGATCATGAAGATGACAACCGCCGAAGTTCCCTAAATGAGTACAGATTCATACAAGCTTAACCCTTTTGTTGTGCTGAGGTTTATTTGTCCCACACTTTTTCAAAATGCCTGAAATATTGGTTAAACTACCCATTTCCTCTTGAACTTGTGAGAATACTTTTCATTTAAGGTCGTGAATGTGCATGCAAAGTTTTAACAAATATAAGTGTTTTGGAAAGGCTGGACAAATGTTACAACATTTGAGCCCCATTGGTAAAAAACACAAACTCAAaatatgacgcaaacctgcaagaatttttaataaaacaaatgtgtctaatcccattttattaactaatgtctttgttgctgacctttgatgatccagttcaaccattaaaataagataaaatgacTTTAGATGAGTATTCAAAATAGTGAATTGTGCttcattttcttccttttttttttattgccaaagagtgttgaaccttcttctcctgtgttaTACTATACAGACattaatttacttttccttctgcctgaggtttattcataaCACTTTTTGGTTTGACtttatatttgctataaatataacttattatattaaaaacaaatcaagcatgctcatatttaaaacgtaacgcaaaagtaacgtaatgcattactttccataaaaagtaactaagtaacataattataaagcaatattgtaatgcattacttttaaaagtaactttccccaagaATGGAGTGTTGTAGCACTGAGGAAGGTGtgagaaaccattttttttttgagaaaccaATGGAAGTCATTTTGACCCCCAAGAAGTTGTACCCAGTTTTTGAACACAAAATGATTGTTAATCATATGTAATCATGTTGGAGCTAAATCAGTGTTAAATAGTTGTAATATGATCTGCTGACATGACATACCACAGCCCGGCTGCTGAAGACAGATACCTCATTGGTTCCCATTTGTTTCTGTGTGGTAAAAGAAGCAAAGCTGTCTCCAACCATCATGGCTCCAAATGCCCGAGTGAGATAAAGATTATCCTCAGATCCATTCATCTACAATGGATGAATACACAATGCAATTGATGGGCAATGCCACCTAGAAGCATTTTAGCCAACATGACCACTTTTACTataattgatatatttttgtcaaatataGTCCAAGTTTTTACAACAGTTGCGATTAAGTTAATTTTTTACCTGTGACCCAAGAAGCCATCCTGGAAAAACCAACCACATGAGGCCAAAAATGCAGTTGGCAAAAAAATCCATTTGAAAGAAAAACCTCTGGGGCTTAGTGAGCAGCAGTTCAGATCGTTTCAAAGAGCCTTTCAACTGATTGTGATCCAAGATCAAAAGAATCAAACTGCTGAGAAGAAAGAACAAGAACACCGCCACATCCACCATGGGAAGCTGGAGAGAAAAAGTCAAGATTTTTGGATTTAACCGGCATGTAACAGACATCTGATGTTTtatggcataacagcagagagcactgcattttacatttatgtttagatGATTACTATACCAAAAtgacttaatatattaaaatgcacacaTCATGTTACAGTACACACATGTCTGGAGTCTGTTCCTTGAATATGTGCCTCTCTGCAGACTCCCAACAGTGACAGGAAGGCCTGTATAGAAAGACATTTAAAAccattcatttcatttatatttaaaaatgtaaacaaaaggtCACAATAAATATCAAACTGGTGCAATAATGCAACACTTAAATATGTACACTTCAAacgttttgtattgttttcaaaaGTAGTCTCCTATGCTTATGaaacttgcatttatttgattaaaacagtaatattgagaaatattattgcatttaaaataactttactgttataatatatttttaatgtaatatattcctgtcaAGCAAAGGTGAATTTTAAGCAGTCATTACCCtgttactcttcagtgtcacatgatccttcagaaatcacttttgattaatttaatgcatccttgataaataaaagtattaattatttttatataaaaacaatatacccTACTAACCCCAgtcttaaattcatttaaaatacattttttaatcattttcaaagttttaaaattccTTGCTTTATCTTTGTGATAGtttttgtttatcattattttacatacttttatgtaaagcactttgaattaccattgtgtaagaaatgtgctatataaataaacttgccttgagTAACTGTAAGGAGTAAAGTCCcaactttaaaaatacatttgttgctGTGTAATCTAGCCTGATATAGCTGTTAACTGAgccaaattaaataatattttaattcgaATATAACCATGTGAAGTACATTGTAGATCACCTGACAAACGGGATGAACTATTAGATTACCTAGAAACTATATTTTTCCTAAAGTTTCAAGATAATATATTCAGGCAtatgatatgtgtgtgtatttgcattgcACTTACAACAAGCCTCGAGACGCAATGAGCAGACAGAGAAAGTGGATGTTTATTGCTTTTGAAGAAAATGAACTTAATATTACTggcaacccacacacacacgagtgAGCGCGTTACTTCAAACTGCGCGCTTGCGTCACTGACGCTTTCCCCCTGCAACACAAAAGCGTTACAAAAGTATTATCACACTAACAATAATTTACGCCAAGATGCCCAATAATTACTACGGTTATGTCTActacaaaaacatatataataaacattttaaaataacagacaATATGAACTTCTTAGCAGCTCCGTCTCGATTTGGAGATGGAACGCGTCGCGTTTTACAATGCGTCTCTCGAGACCCATCCGTTCTGTTCCATTCAGACCCCAagtaatattttaagttttcaaacaaaactatttttttcgtTTTcgcttatttacatttacaaacaacaCATTATATTATCCCATGATTTTACACACGTAAAGACCCACCTTTAAGGAAAAAGCCAAACTGGAACACATCCTATACGCCATGCTGAGCAGTAGTCCAGCCACAAGTTCGGCTGAAATTACTTGACTTCCAATTACTTTCTCCCTGTTCGTTTTCATGGTTGGTTCACAGTTCGAGTTGGCGGTTAAATCAATGTTTTCAGTGCGGCAAGGAACTGCATGTGTAGCCCCCCGGCTTCTAAAGTCCTCATACGTAACGTGCCCTTACACAACCTAATTATGAAACTCACTGGAGGGGTTCCTCAGTGCTGTTGAGTAACCCGCTGCTGCTGATGGCAACTTCATGTTCTTCTGGCTGCAGCCACTTTCTACTGAGTGTTACGTAAAAATCAACGGGACCCAATCCGTTGAGTTCGTGAAGACAGGACATCAGCAAACAGCGCAATAGTGATTTTCATGAGGTTTTAAACGTGTGTAGggcttttaaaaatatgttattagacttttaaatcataatttattttaaatcaacatttattttatttatattcacaaCGTAAGtttcacaattaattaaaatgttcactCACACCGCATgaagaaacaatttatttatttattcataaataaaacattaagacATTCACTATAtggataaataaattatatatacccTTGTTAATatacatattcatgtaatgtttGGTAATGTAAGAAATAACATCCTTATAGCCTAAAGCTCATATATAATGTCTTATGCACGTtgttatatattaacatttttgggAACCCTTCACTAAATGGAAACCAATAAATCAGCTTAAAGCCAAACATTTATCACATGATTTTTCATAAAAGGCTTTTTGTGCATGTAAGCAACTTAACACTTGGATAAGAGCCATTGAGATATTGAGgtcaaacttttttattatttcccaacaaataatagttaataacttgtatttcttatattttcttatatatataaaaattaaaatgtaacaatatattaaaaatattatattgccTGTGCCTAAATCGTGTTGACTGACAGGAAGCACTGCGCCATCATACTATATGAATCTTATCAAACCTGTTTATGAAATGAAACATTGTTCTCTTTCAAACTGAAACGTTTTGTTTGAATAATATGCTTACTGATAAGAAAGCAAATGCAATTAATTGGTAAGGAGGTTGGATAATAAtttcatgttttgaaaaaaaaaactgtaaatataaataatagataatTATTTTAGCTATAACATTAAGTACAAGTGATAAACAGTTAATGATCAAAAATCTTTATGTATGTATCAGCACATGACAAAGGCCAGAATTTATTTAGCTGAAGTCTTGCTCAATTCTAAATGGTCCACACCCATAGGAACTTCTCTGTGTCATTGTACTTTTGTTCCTGGACAAACACATTTTGTGCAATATAGGTTTAGTTTGGTTATGGTCACACTGATGAAAACAATGCGGAACAGTGAAAGAGAAGTGAAGTGTCCAGTCACATGTTCATATAACTGAGAGAATGACTGAGAACttatatattcagtatatacatacaaacatttATTCATATACTTTACATGACTGTGCACTCATATACAGTAGTACATCcttataataaatgtacattgaacgtattttacatattaatgtatttaattacatCAGAGTAACATTCATAAAGCCATTATGTAGCTCATATATCTAAATATACATGAAATGTGTATTATTTAGCATCACCCAGTCCTTTTATCTCATCACATTCACATCTTGAGTAAGACATAATTTCTTTTGTTGTGGCTCTGTAGATTAAATAGTGCCACAGCATTGCCGCTAAGTCCAAAATGGACATTTCAAGAATCAATAATGGTGAAGGTTCGGCCAGTCCTGAAAAAGTTCTCTATCTCCTCCAGAGTCCGACCTTTAGTTTCTGGCACACATTTAGCAGTGAAAATTATATTCACTACAGAGATGACAGAGAAGAACAGGAAAGGTGCAAAGAGTCCATAGGCCACCTATATGAAAAGATATATGTTATCAAGTTTGCGTTTTATAGCCATACTTGGGAAAAGCTTGCACAACTgtgtatatgaaaaataatagaaaatgaaatcatcagaaagaaaaaaatatctgaagAAACATAATAATGTATAGCATGAGTATTCTCAAGAGAAGCTTGTATTATCTTTCAGTGATCATGTATTATGTGCTATTAGGTAAGTGAAAGATAGGTGTTTTTCCAATTCCTGTTTCTATCTGCGTTAAAAAGAACATTAGCTCACCACCACATGCATGAAGAGTTGTGTCAGAACAAAGGCTGTGATCCAGCTAACACCAACGCACAAACCCGATGCTACACCACGTGCTCCCAAAGGTAGAATCTCTGACATTAGCAGCCATGTGATTGGACCCCAACCCATAGCATAACCTGCATGGGAGATTTCAGTGATGTTATGTTATTTTACAAGAGGAAATAAAACTAGAACTGTTTCTAAAAGTGATGTAATCCACTCCTGTTGCCAAAATGATTGtttctctatttaaaaaaaaataattatgtgtCACTTTATTCATTCTAACTGAAGTGTTGTAATAATCAACAGGTTCCTTATTTGTCATTTATGAGAtccacaaaaacattttacagtaagTCAAAGTGAAACTCACCAAATATGATGACCATAGAGCTTATTAGAGGAATTAGAGTTATTGGATCGAACGCAGGGCCTGTTAAGCCTCCATAAGTGTTCTTCAAGCCCTCAGTTACAGTAAGATTGACATGGCTGCACGGTGCTTTGTGAGTGTACATAGTCATTGAAAGCGTGGCTAGAAACATCAAAAATCCTGAAGGAATAAAAGATGACtgtgttttagatatttttttccaAGCAATTACATTTACcaaatataatacttttattgtTAATTCTACACAAACCTGAGGTGAACAGTAGAGCTTTTCGACCTGCTTTGTCCATCAAACTGGCTGCGATAGCAACAGACATCAATCTTACAGCTCCCACTAATGCTGCGTCATATTTCGGTTCCTGAATggcaatgaaaaaatataattgtttagaTGGATAAATGTGCTTTCAGGTATTTCACAGTGTGAGTGAATGAATCTTTGAGACATACCAGTGATATAGCTGTCAACTGGAAGATGGGCTCCAGATATACCAGAATTGGGGTTATACCAGTCATCTGCTGCAGGAATCTCATGACAACTGATATCAGTATTGGTTTATAGTATGAAGGTGTTTTAAGATCACTCCATTGAACGCCCTGTTGGAGATAACATTCAAGTCATAttctatatattctatttttagataatgcatatttaaatttttatttgattccaAGTAATATTTGGCAGCCCCCTGCAATACTGCAGCAAACTACCAACATCTTTGAAATAGGATATAAGTCTTGCTATATTAATATGCaacaaaaaatctgatttaaaaatcTTTGAAATACAATTGATCTTATTTTCTCTTATTGAATTCTATCTGCAAGACCTTTTAATGCTATGGCAAACCACCCTGATAACATGATGTAATCCTTTTACCTGAGAATTGATACTGCGCTCAATCTTACTGAACTCGGTCATGTAATCAGAATCGGGGCCTCTGAGCCATTTTAGCGATTTAACTGCTCTTTCTCTGTTTCCCTTCATGATGTGGTAACGTGGGGAAGTCGGCATGAAGCAAAGCAAAATCATCATGATAACGACAGGGATCTCTCCGGCCACAGCCAGCCACCTCCACGGCAAAACCAAGCCTGGAGAGAGAAGATAAAATACCATAATTCTAAAGGACATATAGGAAAATGTATCTGAAAAATGCTTGGAAATTCTTGAATGTGTTGGAGAAAGTGTGTTTCATCATACACCCAAAACAACCTGAGAAATATTAGCTCTCTCACCAAAAGCGTAAAGTGCCAGACTTCCAAAGACAGCTGTGATCTGAGGACATGAACCCAGCGCACCCCTCACAGACGGGTGTGAAATCTCTGACACATACACCTGTGTGAAAAGATATCAGCTGATGTTAATGAGATCCATTAGGCACAAAACTGCAAGCGCTAATGTATCATGATGTTTCTTTAATCAAAATCCCATATGTTACAATTAAATTCTTATATCTAGACTATATCTGACAACACGTCACACAAACATGCAGTCAGTAAGGGAATCAGGTCTCATGGATTCAGctaatgacatttacatttatttatttatccaaagcaacttacaatttagattgatttaaacaaactaaatttctcagaaaacaaaacttACTTTCTTCATTTTAAATCTTGTCAATGTAAATTCATTTaaggatgtttatatatatttatataagaaagaaagagaaaaatactgCAGAAAGAGAAACATTTTAAGCAATGCAATCAACATTTAATGACATggttttatcaatttaatacttTCTGCTTTGATTTAAGACCCTAATTAAAACCTGCAATAATAACTCACACATTTAATTCTCTGGGAgtcgaatgattcattcagttctcatttgttcataaattgaatattttaaaataaaatgttaaataaaattgttCTTGCATGCTGCCAACAGACATGCTTATTGAcaatattatcattaataaatgcCTTCCAGCATTTTATCTCATAAGATTCAAAATCAGACTGAAAACTCactaaaaatattactttttgcaGTGGCACTGTAGAATTAATATTGATATCTTTATAAACAAGATGGACTGACAGAAAACTTACAGGAATAGATCCAGCAGTGATACCACCAGCGATGCCAGTCAGAAATCGGCCCCATAATAACATCCAAAAGTTTTGTGCGGCCCCCATCACAAGGAGACCTACAACAGATGGTACTCCTGACAACATGATGTTTATTTTTCTCCCAactctgtcattcagaaacatggcacTAACACCCCCTAAGGCAGCTCCAAGGGTAAAAATGGACTAATAAACAAAAGAGAAGCTAGTTATAAATATGTACTTTTACTGTATGTAAAAATCATatcttatatattattacattaatgaTCTTACACCAAACCATGATATCTGATGGGTGTCCATTTGTAGACGAGGGTCATCACCCTTTTGAAGCTGGGGGATGACAGGCGAGGGGAACACCAAGGCAAACCCAAAATTGAAATTGCCCAGAACAGCTGAAAACACCGCAAGGAAGAGCTTTCCATTTCTAGAAAGTATAAACAGTCGAATGAATGCACGAAACCCATAAAATAAAGTTGGATTGAGACATCATACATCAAAAACAAAGAAGGACAAATGAACGATTGAGTCACCTGAGTCGAGctggtttgtttttaattaatgcgGTGGTTTCATCCGGACTGTCTCCCATCTCTCCTCCGCTTCAGCCTTCAGAATGAACTGCTTTTAATGCTCGAATGGGTAGGCTATAACTGCCACCAAGTGAAAGTATAAGCCCATTTTCGTAATCCTGGAATTTTTAGATGGAGACAAAGATTAAGGAAGCAAACGTCAGAACTTCCTCAACTCAGATTAGAGTGATGTGTTTAGCAACCTGTGATTTCCAGCAGCAGCCACCAAACGCCATTCAGAAAGAGTTTTGACACACTACTTTCGCGTGATTGGTGTGACCTTTGAATCATCCAGGGTTATTCGAAtctttttaatcaattaatttaaaaaaagattca
Proteins encoded:
- the LOC113107181 gene encoding uncharacterized protein LOC113107181 isoform X1, with product MKTNREKVIGSQVISAELVAGLLLSMAYRMCSSLAFSLKGESVSDASAQFEVTRSLVCVWVASNIKFIFFKSNKHPLSLSAHCVSRLVAFLSLLGVCREAHIQGTDSRHLPMVDVAVFLFFLLSSLILLILDHNQLKGSLKRSELLLTKPQRFFFQMDFFANCIFGLMWLVFPGWLLGSQMNGSEDNLYLTRAFGAMMVGDSFASFTTQKQMGTNEVSVFSSRAVGTSAVVIFMIHTQLTTSAWKIPHLCLGLVGVSLWAGNSILGYLSSKDTTTESVNDLYWRAVQRKDRRLHVQ
- the LOC113107181 gene encoding uncharacterized protein LOC113107181 isoform X2: MKTNREKVIGSQVISAELVAGLLLSMAYRMCSSLAFSLKGESVSDASAQFEVTRSLVCVWVASNIKFIFFKSNKHPLSLSAHCVSRLVAFLSLLGVCREAHIQGTDSRHLPMVDVAVFLFFLLSSLILLILDHNQLKGSLKRSELLLTKPQRFFFQMDFFANCIFGLMWLVFPGWLLGSQMNGSEDNLYLTRAFGAMMVGDSFASFTTQKQMGTNEGTSAVVIFMIHTQLTTSAWKIPHLCLGLVGVSLWAGNSILGYLSSKDTTTESVNDLYWRAVQRKDRRLHVQ
- the slc2a6 gene encoding solute carrier family 2, facilitated glucose transporter member 6 is translated as MGDSPDETTALIKNKPARLRNGKLFLAVFSAVLGNFNFGFALVFPSPVIPQLQKGDDPRLQMDTHQISWFGSIFTLGAALGGVSAMFLNDRVGRKINIMLSGVPSVVGLLVMGAAQNFWMLLWGRFLTGIAGGITAGSIPVYVSEISHPSVRGALGSCPQITAVFGSLALYAFGLVLPWRWLAVAGEIPVVIMMILLCFMPTSPRYHIMKGNRERAVKSLKWLRGPDSDYMTEFSKIERSINSQGVQWSDLKTPSYYKPILISVVMRFLQQMTGITPILVYLEPIFQLTAISLEPKYDAALVGAVRLMSVAIAASLMDKAGRKALLFTSGFLMFLATLSMTMYTHKAPCSHVNLTVTEGLKNTYGGLTGPAFDPITLIPLISSMVIIFGYAMGWGPITWLLMSEILPLGARGVASGLCVGVSWITAFVLTQLFMHVVVAYGLFAPFLFFSVISVVNIIFTAKCVPETKGRTLEEIENFFRTGRTFTIIDS